From a region of the Rathayibacter sp. VKM Ac-2804 genome:
- a CDS encoding WXG100 family type VII secretion target: MTHFQTDIDAISTASGSMHGYADRIRAEVAGLLGLLTSLESSWTGQASTAFQGVVGLWRTTQGQVDDGLESIALALATAGQQYAETEEANARLFAF; this comes from the coding sequence GTGACCCACTTCCAGACCGACATCGACGCGATCAGCACCGCGAGCGGATCCATGCACGGCTACGCGGACCGCATCCGCGCCGAGGTCGCCGGCCTCCTCGGCCTGCTGACCAGTCTCGAGAGCTCGTGGACGGGCCAGGCCTCGACCGCGTTCCAGGGGGTGGTCGGCCTCTGGCGGACCACGCAGGGGCAGGTCGACGACGGCCTCGAGTCGATCGCGCTCGCGCTCGCCACGGCAGGCCAGCAGTACGCCGAGACCGAGGAGGCCAACGCGCGGCTGTTCGCGTTCTGA
- a CDS encoding thioredoxin domain-containing protein produces the protein MTIGGANDRLSKNQRREAAREKARRLREQQKRRDRVGRFALQGGLAIVVIAIVAVVVFAVTSSIRPAGPGPANMASDGVLVTEGLVASTTPAIPADGSPTPSVLDTSTGTVDIRVYLDYLCPYCGQFEQTNGDQIKEWVTSGAATVEIHPIAILTTRSNGTKYSERAANAAACVADESPDSFFDFNAALFAEQPAEGTDGLSDDELKQAAADAGVEDTAAVNTCIDEQSFVSWVRAATERATSGPLPGTEVASVSGTPTVLVNGEAYTGSLTDADAFSSFVLSAAADTYSSATPTPTPAAG, from the coding sequence ATGACCATCGGCGGAGCCAACGACCGTCTCTCGAAGAACCAGCGTCGAGAGGCCGCGCGCGAGAAGGCCCGCCGACTCCGCGAGCAGCAGAAGCGCCGCGATCGCGTCGGCCGCTTCGCCCTGCAGGGCGGTCTCGCGATCGTCGTGATCGCGATCGTGGCGGTCGTGGTCTTCGCCGTCACGTCGAGCATCCGCCCGGCCGGCCCCGGCCCCGCCAACATGGCGAGCGACGGCGTCCTCGTCACCGAGGGCCTGGTCGCCTCGACCACCCCGGCGATCCCGGCCGACGGCAGCCCCACCCCGAGCGTCCTCGACACCTCCACGGGCACCGTCGACATCCGGGTCTACCTCGACTACCTCTGCCCCTACTGCGGCCAGTTCGAGCAGACCAACGGCGATCAGATCAAGGAGTGGGTCACCAGCGGTGCCGCCACGGTCGAGATCCACCCGATCGCCATCCTGACCACCCGCTCCAACGGCACCAAGTACTCCGAGCGCGCGGCCAACGCCGCCGCCTGCGTCGCCGACGAGTCGCCGGACTCCTTCTTCGACTTCAACGCCGCGCTCTTCGCCGAGCAGCCGGCCGAGGGCACCGACGGCCTCTCGGACGACGAGCTCAAGCAGGCCGCCGCGGACGCGGGCGTGGAGGACACCGCCGCCGTGAACACCTGCATCGACGAGCAGTCCTTCGTCAGCTGGGTGCGGGCGGCCACGGAGCGCGCGACGTCGGGCCCGCTGCCCGGCACCGAGGTCGCCTCCGTCTCGGGCACGCCGACGGTCCTCGTCAACGGCGAGGCCTACACCGGCTCGCTCACCGACGCCGACGCCTTCAGCTCGTTCGTGCTCTCAGCCGCCGCCGACACCTACTCGTCGGCCACGCCGACCCCGACGCCCGCCGCGGGCTGA
- a CDS encoding acyltransferase — protein MTTTPIGMRTTADRPLFEGVQVLRFVAALLVVFTHSRFYASEHLDASIGVWGGGAAGVDLFFVVSGFVMAVTAAPFEVAGGWRFFAVRRLIRIVPMYWIATTLTVVAILAQPGAAQQAGLTPWSAVASYLFLPTRDPDGQIAPLLGVGWTLTFEAAFYVVFALGLLLRRAVLVFASTVMILVASGQLLRGGGDDWPAWAFYFDQIVLYFVIGMVIGGIVLRPDARRRLLVALGVALAVAVLGAVASDGPAWQHDGLTRKGIIAAVFLAVLLAEPLLRGLRRRPAVHRFLLRPLLYLGDASYSLYLFHPLVGPAVPALLAVLGLRSGAVSVVGSVLLAVTAGALIHRFVEKPITRRLRGMRYAGLPSSPRR, from the coding sequence ATGACCACGACACCGATCGGCATGCGGACGACCGCCGACCGACCGCTCTTCGAGGGCGTCCAGGTCCTCCGCTTCGTCGCAGCCCTCCTCGTCGTGTTCACGCACAGCAGGTTCTACGCGAGCGAGCACCTGGACGCCTCCATCGGCGTCTGGGGCGGCGGTGCCGCGGGCGTCGACCTCTTCTTCGTCGTCTCCGGCTTCGTGATGGCGGTGACCGCCGCTCCCTTCGAGGTGGCGGGCGGCTGGCGGTTCTTCGCCGTCCGCCGTCTGATCCGCATCGTCCCGATGTACTGGATCGCCACCACGCTCACCGTCGTCGCGATCCTCGCGCAACCGGGCGCCGCCCAGCAGGCCGGCCTCACGCCGTGGTCCGCCGTCGCCTCCTACCTCTTCCTGCCGACCCGGGATCCGGACGGTCAGATCGCGCCGCTCCTCGGCGTCGGGTGGACCCTCACCTTCGAGGCGGCGTTCTACGTCGTCTTCGCCCTCGGGCTCCTTCTGCGGCGCGCCGTCCTGGTCTTCGCGTCGACGGTCATGATCCTCGTCGCGTCGGGTCAGCTCCTCCGCGGCGGCGGGGACGACTGGCCCGCCTGGGCGTTCTACTTCGACCAGATCGTGCTCTACTTCGTCATCGGCATGGTGATCGGCGGGATCGTCCTCCGGCCCGACGCGCGCCGACGGCTGCTCGTCGCGCTCGGAGTCGCCCTCGCCGTGGCCGTCCTCGGCGCCGTCGCCTCGGACGGGCCCGCCTGGCAGCACGACGGGCTCACGCGCAAGGGGATCATCGCCGCCGTCTTCCTCGCCGTGCTCCTGGCCGAGCCGCTCCTCCGAGGGCTACGACGGAGGCCCGCGGTCCACCGCTTCCTTCTGCGTCCCCTCCTCTACCTGGGTGACGCCTCCTACAGCCTCTACCTCTTCCACCCGCTGGTGGGGCCCGCCGTGCCCGCTCTCCTCGCCGTCCTCGGTCTGCGCTCCGGCGCGGTCTCCGTCGTCGGCTCCGTGCTGCTGGCGGTCACCGCGGGCGCGCTGATCCACCGCTTCGTCGAGAAGCCGATCACCCGCCGGCTGCGGGGGATGCGCTACGCCGGACTGCCGTCAAGTCCGCGCCGCTAG
- a CDS encoding DUF3263 domain-containing protein, which yields MSGTTGFERTTGSALSERDRRVLEFEGEWTARSGDKDDAIRERFGLSVARYYQVLSAVLASPAALAHDPMLVKRLQRIRDGRADARAARRLGRPE from the coding sequence ATGAGCGGCACCACGGGCTTCGAGCGGACGACCGGCTCCGCCCTGTCCGAGCGGGACCGCCGCGTCCTCGAGTTCGAGGGCGAGTGGACGGCCCGCTCCGGAGACAAGGACGACGCGATCCGCGAGCGGTTCGGCCTCTCGGTCGCCCGCTACTATCAGGTGCTCAGCGCGGTTCTGGCCTCACCGGCCGCCCTCGCTCACGACCCGATGCTCGTCAAGCGGCTGCAGCGCATCCGCGACGGGCGCGCCGACGCCCGCGCCGCGCGCCGCCTCGGGCGTCCCGAGTAG
- a CDS encoding acyltransferase has product MTRPPLFEGVQVLRFVAALLVVVTHATFYARERLDGSIAVWDGGTAGVDVFFVVSGFVMAVTAGPFEVRGGWRFFAVRRVIRIVPLYWIATTLKIASILVLPGAVLHAALTPWSGVASYLFLPSRNPDGAVEPLLGVGWTLTFEAAFYAVFALGLLLRRNVLVFASAIVLLVASGHAFRPAEDWPTWAVYFDPIVLYFAIGMAIGRIVALPNARRALLVALGLAAAIAVVASVTPGGVSWQRDALFRKGVVTAAFIAVVLAEPLLRRLARRPGADRVVRRPLLALGDASYSLYLFHPMIGPAVPAVLALVGLRSGVLSVAGTIAVSLVAATLIHRLVERPITRRLRGLPYAGLPPDGWERRSARAEGAVDRGRERPRRSRRRDLNP; this is encoded by the coding sequence ATGACGAGACCGCCGCTCTTCGAGGGCGTCCAGGTCCTGCGCTTCGTCGCGGCTCTGCTCGTCGTCGTCACGCACGCCACGTTCTACGCACGGGAGCGCCTCGACGGCTCGATCGCCGTCTGGGACGGGGGCACCGCGGGCGTCGACGTCTTCTTCGTCGTCTCCGGCTTCGTCATGGCGGTCACCGCGGGTCCCTTCGAGGTGAGGGGCGGATGGCGGTTCTTCGCCGTCCGCCGCGTGATCCGGATCGTCCCGCTGTACTGGATCGCCACCACCCTCAAGATCGCGTCGATCCTCGTCCTGCCCGGGGCCGTCCTGCACGCCGCCCTCACTCCGTGGTCGGGAGTCGCGTCCTACCTCTTCCTCCCCAGCCGCAACCCGGACGGCGCGGTGGAGCCGCTCCTCGGCGTCGGGTGGACCCTCACGTTCGAGGCGGCCTTCTACGCGGTCTTCGCCCTCGGACTGCTCCTGCGGCGGAACGTCCTCGTCTTCGCCTCGGCGATCGTGCTGCTCGTCGCGTCGGGCCACGCGTTCCGGCCCGCGGAGGACTGGCCCACCTGGGCGGTCTACTTCGATCCGATCGTGCTGTACTTCGCGATCGGCATGGCGATCGGGAGGATCGTCGCTCTGCCGAACGCGCGCCGAGCCCTGCTCGTCGCGCTGGGCCTCGCCGCAGCGATCGCCGTCGTCGCGAGCGTCACGCCGGGCGGCGTCTCCTGGCAGCGCGACGCGCTCTTCCGGAAGGGAGTCGTCACCGCCGCGTTCATCGCCGTGGTCCTCGCCGAACCGCTCCTGCGGCGGCTCGCGCGGCGGCCCGGCGCCGACCGCGTCGTCCGGAGACCGCTGCTCGCCCTGGGTGACGCGTCCTACAGCCTGTACCTCTTCCACCCCATGATCGGGCCGGCCGTGCCCGCCGTCCTCGCGCTGGTCGGACTGCGATCGGGAGTGCTCTCCGTGGCGGGCACGATCGCCGTCTCGCTCGTCGCCGCGACCCTGATCCACCGCCTCGTCGAGAGGCCGATCACGCGGAGGCTGCGCGGACTGCCGTACGCGGGCCTGCCGCCGGACGGCTGGGAGCGCCGCAGTGCACGGGCGGAGGGAGCGGTCGATCGAGGGCGCGAGAGACCGAGACGGAGCCGACGACGGGACTTGAACCCGTAA
- the msrB gene encoding peptide-methionine (R)-S-oxide reductase MsrB codes for MSSYSVNKTDAEWREELDREQYSVLRQAATERPWTGELLDEHREGLYTCAACHAELFKSGTKFDSGCGWPSFYESIRPDAVQLIEDSTLGMVRTEVRCANCGSHLGHVFPDGFGTPTGDRYCMNSIAMNFTTEGE; via the coding sequence ATGTCGTCGTATTCCGTCAACAAGACCGACGCCGAGTGGCGCGAGGAGCTCGACCGCGAGCAGTACTCCGTGCTGCGCCAGGCCGCCACCGAGCGCCCGTGGACCGGCGAGCTGCTCGACGAGCACCGCGAGGGGCTCTACACCTGTGCGGCGTGCCACGCCGAGCTGTTCAAGAGCGGCACCAAGTTCGACTCCGGCTGCGGCTGGCCGAGCTTCTACGAGTCCATCCGCCCGGACGCGGTGCAGCTGATCGAGGACAGCACCCTCGGCATGGTCCGCACCGAGGTGCGCTGCGCCAACTGCGGCTCGCACCTGGGCCACGTCTTCCCCGACGGCTTCGGCACGCCGACCGGAGACCGGTACTGCATGAACTCGATCGCGATGAACTTCACCACCGAGGGCGAGTGA
- a CDS encoding DUF4032 domain-containing protein codes for MSGSLNITSATVDPALLDLPWNLRLNDWPDEYIAALPKGISRHTVRFAHLSGHVVAVKETTAEMSRREYEMLKTLQRLDVPCVVPGAVITNRSDDEGDELPAVLVTRHLKFSLPYRALFSQTLRPDTATRLVDALALLLVRLHVIGFFWGDVSLSNTLFRRDAGAFAAYLVDAETGQLYSGGLSNGQRENDLEIARVNIAGELLDLEAGGRVDDDLDPITVSDGIVAAYRSLWKELTGAESFSTSERWRINDRVNRLNDLGFDIEELAIKTDESGSTVRIQPKVVDAGHHQRRLLRLTGLDAQENQARRLLNDLDSYTATYDKQGLDEEMVAHEWLAQVFEPVIRSIPRDLKGRLEPAEMFHQLLEHRWFMSQQQARDVPLAEAVTAYVNDILRHRRDEATVIAPPTEAITLPNLVLDEAGDAELTDEDADVDWMKNV; via the coding sequence ATGTCCGGCTCCCTGAACATCACCTCGGCCACGGTCGACCCCGCCCTCCTCGACCTGCCGTGGAACCTGCGGCTGAACGACTGGCCCGACGAGTACATCGCCGCACTGCCCAAGGGCATCTCGCGGCACACGGTCCGCTTCGCGCACCTCTCCGGTCACGTCGTCGCCGTCAAGGAGACGACCGCGGAGATGTCGCGCCGCGAGTACGAGATGCTCAAGACGCTGCAGCGCCTCGACGTCCCGTGCGTCGTGCCGGGCGCCGTCATCACGAACCGCAGCGACGACGAGGGCGACGAGCTGCCCGCCGTGCTGGTGACTCGGCACCTGAAGTTCTCGCTCCCCTACCGCGCCCTCTTCTCGCAGACGCTGCGGCCGGACACGGCCACGCGCCTCGTCGACGCGCTGGCGCTGCTGCTCGTGCGCCTGCACGTCATCGGCTTCTTCTGGGGCGACGTCTCGCTCTCGAACACGCTGTTCCGTCGCGACGCCGGGGCGTTCGCGGCGTACCTCGTCGACGCCGAGACGGGGCAGCTCTACTCGGGCGGCCTCTCCAACGGCCAGCGCGAGAACGACCTCGAGATCGCCCGCGTCAACATCGCCGGCGAGCTGCTCGACCTCGAGGCGGGCGGACGCGTCGACGACGACCTCGATCCGATCACGGTCTCGGACGGCATCGTCGCCGCCTACCGCAGCCTCTGGAAGGAGCTGACCGGAGCGGAGTCGTTCTCGACCTCGGAGCGCTGGCGGATCAACGACCGGGTGAACCGGCTCAACGACCTCGGCTTCGACATCGAGGAGCTCGCGATCAAGACCGACGAGTCGGGCTCGACCGTGCGGATCCAGCCGAAGGTCGTCGACGCGGGTCACCACCAGCGCCGGCTGCTGCGGCTCACCGGACTGGACGCGCAGGAGAACCAGGCGCGCCGGCTGCTGAACGACCTCGACTCGTACACCGCCACCTACGACAAGCAGGGGCTGGACGAGGAGATGGTCGCGCACGAGTGGCTCGCGCAGGTGTTCGAGCCGGTCATCCGGTCGATCCCGCGCGATCTGAAGGGGCGCCTCGAGCCGGCGGAGATGTTCCACCAGCTGCTCGAGCACCGCTGGTTCATGTCGCAGCAGCAGGCGCGCGACGTGCCGCTGGCCGAGGCGGTCACCGCGTACGTGAACGACATCCTGCGGCACCGCCGCGACGAGGCGACGGTCATCGCACCGCCGACCGAGGCGATCACGCTGCCGAACCTCGTGCTCGACGAGGCGGGCGACGCCGAGCTGACCGACGAGGACGCGGACGTCGACTGGATGAAGAACGTCTGA
- the groL gene encoding chaperonin GroEL (60 kDa chaperone family; promotes refolding of misfolded polypeptides especially under stressful conditions; forms two stacked rings of heptamers to form a barrel-shaped 14mer; ends can be capped by GroES; misfolded proteins enter the barrel where they are refolded when GroES binds): MAKIIAFDEEARRGLERGLNTLADAVKVTLGPRGRNVVLEKKWGAPTITNDGVSIAKEIELDEPYEKIGAELVKEVAKKTDDVAGDGTTTATVLAQALVREGLRNVAAGADPISLKKGIEKAVKAVTAELVAGAKAIETKEEIAATASISAADPEIGAIIAEAIDKVGKEGVVTVEESNTFGTELELTEGMRFDKGYLSQYFVTDPDRQEAVFEDPYILIVNSKVSNIKDLLPVVDKVIQAGKQLLIIAEDVDGEALATLVVNKIRGIFKSVAVKAPGFGDRRKAQLQDIAILTGGQVISEEVGLKLENVTLDLLGSARKVVITKDETTIVEGAGDAEAIAGRVAQIRGEIENTDSDYDREKLQERLAKLAGGVAVIKAGAATEVELKERKHRIEDAVRNAKAAVEEGIVAGGGVALIQAGKLAFEKLELVGDEATGANIVRVAIDAPLKQIALNAGLEPGVVAAKVRELQTGWGLNAATGEYVDLIAAGIIDPVKVTRSALQNAASIAGLFLTTEAVVADKPERNPVAAGGDPTGGMDF, encoded by the coding sequence ATGGCCAAGATCATTGCTTTTGACGAAGAAGCCCGCCGCGGCCTCGAGCGTGGACTCAACACCCTGGCCGATGCGGTCAAGGTGACCCTCGGCCCGCGCGGCCGCAACGTCGTGCTCGAGAAGAAGTGGGGCGCCCCCACCATCACGAACGACGGCGTCTCCATCGCCAAGGAGATCGAGCTCGACGAGCCGTACGAGAAGATCGGCGCCGAGCTCGTCAAGGAGGTCGCCAAGAAGACCGACGACGTCGCCGGCGACGGAACCACCACCGCGACCGTCCTCGCCCAGGCGCTCGTCCGCGAGGGCCTGCGCAACGTCGCAGCCGGCGCCGACCCGATCAGCCTGAAGAAGGGCATCGAGAAGGCCGTCAAGGCCGTCACCGCCGAGCTCGTCGCGGGCGCGAAGGCGATCGAGACCAAGGAGGAGATCGCGGCCACGGCCTCCATCTCCGCCGCGGACCCCGAGATCGGCGCGATCATCGCCGAGGCGATCGACAAGGTCGGCAAGGAGGGCGTCGTCACCGTCGAGGAGTCGAACACCTTCGGCACCGAGCTCGAGCTGACCGAGGGCATGCGCTTCGACAAGGGCTACCTGTCGCAGTACTTCGTCACGGACCCCGACCGCCAGGAGGCCGTGTTCGAGGACCCGTACATCCTGATCGTCAACTCCAAGGTCTCGAACATCAAGGACCTCCTCCCCGTCGTCGACAAGGTGATCCAGGCGGGCAAGCAGCTGCTGATCATCGCCGAGGACGTCGACGGCGAGGCGCTGGCGACCCTGGTCGTCAACAAGATCCGCGGCATCTTCAAGTCGGTCGCCGTCAAGGCCCCTGGCTTCGGCGACCGTCGCAAGGCGCAGCTCCAGGACATCGCGATCCTCACCGGCGGCCAGGTCATCTCCGAGGAGGTCGGCCTCAAGCTCGAGAACGTCACCCTCGACCTGCTCGGCTCGGCCCGCAAGGTCGTCATCACCAAGGACGAGACCACGATCGTCGAGGGTGCCGGCGACGCCGAGGCCATCGCCGGTCGCGTCGCGCAGATCCGCGGCGAGATCGAGAACACCGACAGCGACTACGACCGCGAGAAGCTCCAGGAGCGCCTCGCGAAGCTCGCCGGTGGTGTCGCGGTCATCAAGGCCGGAGCCGCGACCGAGGTCGAGCTCAAGGAGCGCAAGCACCGCATCGAGGACGCCGTCCGCAACGCGAAGGCCGCCGTCGAGGAGGGCATCGTCGCCGGTGGTGGCGTCGCCCTCATCCAGGCCGGCAAGCTGGCCTTCGAGAAGCTCGAGCTCGTCGGCGACGAGGCGACCGGAGCGAACATCGTCCGCGTCGCCATCGACGCCCCGCTCAAGCAGATCGCGCTGAACGCGGGCCTCGAGCCCGGCGTCGTCGCCGCCAAGGTCCGCGAGCTGCAGACCGGTTGGGGCCTCAACGCCGCGACCGGCGAGTACGTCGACCTGATCGCCGCCGGCATCATCGACCCGGTCAAGGTCACGCGCTCCGCTCTGCAGAACGCCGCCTCGATCGCCGGTCTGTTCCTCACCACGGAGGCCGTCGTCGCCGACAAGCCCGAGCGGAACCCCGTCGCCGCGGGCGGAGACCCCACGGGTGGCATGGACTTCTAG
- a CDS encoding GNAT family N-acetyltransferase: MQLNSVISKVWSELTTEEVYGIARLRTDVFLREQRVDDEELDGRDLEPATRHWWIADERGVAAYLRTLLDERAEHRDAHRVIGRVVTRADRRGEGLADRLVRAVVERHGDEALLLHAQTYVAGLYARSGFETFGDEFEEAGIPHIGMHRSASPAPGAALPTLEA, from the coding sequence GTGCAGCTGAATTCCGTGATCTCGAAGGTGTGGAGCGAACTCACGACCGAGGAGGTCTACGGCATCGCGCGGCTGCGGACCGACGTGTTCCTCCGCGAGCAGCGGGTCGACGACGAGGAGCTCGACGGCCGCGACCTCGAGCCCGCGACGCGGCACTGGTGGATCGCGGACGAGCGGGGCGTCGCCGCCTACCTCCGCACCCTCCTGGACGAGCGCGCCGAGCACCGCGACGCGCACCGCGTCATCGGACGCGTGGTGACGCGTGCCGACCGCCGCGGAGAGGGCCTCGCCGACCGCCTCGTGCGCGCGGTCGTGGAGCGGCACGGCGACGAGGCCCTCCTCCTGCACGCGCAGACCTACGTCGCCGGTCTGTACGCGCGCTCGGGCTTCGAGACGTTCGGCGACGAGTTCGAGGAGGCGGGCATCCCGCACATCGGGATGCACCGGAGCGCCTCACCGGCGCCCGGGGCGGCCCTGCCTACTCTGGAGGCATGA
- a CDS encoding cold-shock protein produces MANGTVKWFNSEKGYGFITVDGGGQDVFVHYSAIDMSGYKVLEEGQHVAFEVGTGSKGPQAESVRVV; encoded by the coding sequence ATGGCGAACGGAACCGTCAAGTGGTTCAACTCTGAGAAGGGCTACGGCTTCATCACGGTCGACGGCGGCGGACAGGACGTGTTCGTCCACTACTCCGCCATCGACATGTCGGGATACAAGGTCCTCGAAGAGGGCCAGCACGTCGCGTTCGAGGTCGGCACCGGGTCCAAGGGCCCGCAGGCCGAATCGGTGCGCGTGGTCTGA
- a CDS encoding nitroreductase family protein → MTVSATPVLDAVLARRSRSKVTAEAPGHEEIAAYVSAASRLADHSSLRPWRVIEIRGAARDRIGRSFAAASGEKRDARKHVEKTHRASLLLAVVVSVKKSKVPAWEQEAVASGVAHLLSLLLDEAGWGVFWRTGSYTRAKAVRKAHRLEKGEELLGWLYVGRPDGKIGGPKRPTPAERHLSILEP, encoded by the coding sequence GTGACCGTGTCCGCGACTCCCGTGCTCGACGCCGTCCTGGCTCGGCGCTCCCGCTCGAAGGTGACCGCGGAGGCGCCGGGGCACGAGGAGATCGCGGCGTACGTCTCGGCCGCCTCGCGGCTCGCCGATCACAGCTCGCTCCGGCCCTGGCGGGTCATCGAGATCCGCGGGGCGGCCCGCGACCGCATCGGCCGCAGCTTCGCCGCCGCGTCCGGAGAGAAGAGGGACGCGCGCAAGCACGTCGAGAAGACCCACCGCGCGTCCCTCCTGCTCGCGGTCGTCGTGAGCGTCAAGAAGTCCAAGGTGCCGGCCTGGGAGCAGGAGGCCGTCGCGTCGGGTGTCGCGCACCTGCTCAGCCTGCTGCTCGACGAGGCGGGCTGGGGCGTCTTCTGGCGCACCGGCTCCTACACCCGCGCCAAGGCCGTGCGGAAGGCGCACCGCCTCGAGAAGGGCGAGGAGCTCCTCGGCTGGCTCTACGTCGGGCGGCCCGACGGCAAGATCGGCGGCCCGAAGCGGCCGACGCCGGCCGAGCGGCATCTGAGCATCCTCGAGCCGTGA
- the ugpC gene encoding sn-glycerol-3-phosphate ABC transporter ATP-binding protein UgpC — MASVTYDNASRVYPGATRASVDKLNLEVGDGEFLVLVGPSGCGKSTSLRMLAGLEEVNEGRILIGDRNVTDVPPKDRDIAMVFQNYALYPHMSVAENMGFALKIAGINKDERAARVLEAAKMLDLEPYLNRKPKALSGGQRQRVAMGRAIVRKPQVFLMDEPLSNLDAKLRVQTRTQIGTLQRRLGITTVYVTHDQTEALTMGDRIAVLKDGLLQQVGTPRDLYENPNNVFVAGFIGSPAMNLFHADVTDGGVKFGDTVLPIAREALAKTTQKVVTLGVRPEDVTVSTQPGGLPIEVDLIEELGSDGYLYGHTEVEGRRTDIVARVDGRVHPTAGDRVYVTANHRVHIFDGESGLRLS, encoded by the coding sequence ATGGCGTCCGTAACCTATGACAACGCGTCCCGCGTCTACCCCGGGGCCACGCGTGCCTCGGTCGACAAGCTGAACCTCGAGGTCGGAGACGGCGAGTTCCTCGTCCTCGTCGGTCCCTCCGGCTGCGGCAAGTCCACCTCCCTGCGCATGCTCGCCGGCCTCGAAGAGGTCAACGAGGGCCGCATCCTGATCGGCGACCGCAACGTCACGGACGTTCCGCCGAAGGACCGCGACATCGCGATGGTGTTCCAGAACTACGCGCTCTACCCGCACATGTCGGTGGCCGAGAACATGGGCTTCGCGCTCAAGATCGCCGGCATCAACAAGGACGAGCGCGCCGCGCGGGTCCTCGAGGCCGCGAAGATGCTCGACCTCGAGCCCTACCTCAACCGCAAGCCGAAGGCCCTCTCGGGTGGTCAGCGTCAGCGCGTCGCGATGGGTCGCGCCATCGTCCGCAAGCCGCAGGTGTTCCTCATGGACGAGCCGCTGTCGAACCTCGACGCCAAGCTCCGCGTCCAGACCCGCACGCAGATCGGCACGCTCCAGCGCCGCCTGGGCATCACCACGGTCTACGTCACCCACGACCAGACCGAGGCGCTCACCATGGGCGACCGCATCGCGGTCCTCAAGGACGGACTGCTCCAGCAGGTCGGAACGCCCCGCGACCTCTACGAGAACCCGAACAACGTCTTCGTGGCTGGCTTCATCGGCTCGCCCGCGATGAACCTGTTCCACGCGGACGTCACCGACGGCGGCGTCAAGTTCGGCGACACCGTCCTCCCGATCGCCCGCGAGGCGCTCGCGAAGACCACCCAGAAGGTCGTCACGCTCGGCGTGCGCCCCGAGGACGTCACCGTCTCGACCCAGCCCGGCGGCCTGCCGATCGAGGTCGACCTGATCGAGGAGCTCGGCTCGGACGGCTACCTCTACGGCCACACCGAGGTCGAGGGACGCCGCACCGACATCGTCGCGCGCGTCGACGGCCGCGTGCACCCGACCGCGGGCGACCGCGTCTACGTGACCGCGAACCACCGCGTGCACATCTTCGACGGCGAATCGGGACTGCGCCTCTCCTAG
- a CDS encoding LytR C-terminal domain-containing protein — translation MTTTAPKDRFDEIPATEGRVGAHRRPPAPHARAIALAWAALATGVIVLLGFIGLLVIDNRVQFNDVFTAPTGIVDTEATPAVTPTVDPTLALAVLNGTATEGLAASAGDALAAAGWSVPTVANANTEDEAATTVYYTDPRLEGAALGVVQSLGVGTIVLTADFVETGAVVVVLGSDYPTQ, via the coding sequence ATGACCACCACCGCTCCGAAGGACCGCTTCGACGAGATCCCGGCCACCGAGGGGCGCGTGGGCGCCCATCGACGGCCGCCGGCCCCGCACGCTCGAGCGATCGCTCTGGCCTGGGCGGCGCTCGCCACCGGAGTGATCGTGCTGCTCGGGTTCATCGGACTGCTCGTGATCGACAACCGGGTGCAGTTCAACGACGTCTTCACGGCGCCGACCGGCATCGTCGACACGGAGGCGACCCCCGCGGTCACCCCGACCGTCGACCCGACCCTCGCACTCGCGGTCCTGAACGGGACGGCGACGGAGGGCCTCGCCGCGAGCGCGGGGGACGCGCTCGCCGCAGCGGGCTGGAGCGTGCCCACGGTCGCCAACGCGAACACCGAGGACGAGGCGGCCACGACCGTCTACTACACCGACCCGCGGCTCGAGGGCGCGGCGCTCGGCGTCGTCCAGTCGCTCGGCGTCGGGACGATCGTGCTGACCGCCGACTTCGTCGAGACCGGCGCCGTGGTCGTCGTGCTCGGATCGGACTACCCGACGCAGTAG